In a genomic window of Streptomyces katrae:
- a CDS encoding inositol-3-phosphate synthase — MGSVRVAIVGVGNCAASLVQGVEYYKDADPATKVPGLMHVQFGDYHVRDVEFVAAFDVDAKKVGLDLSDATGASENNTIKICDVPNKGVTVQRGHTLDGLGKYYRMTIEESSEAPVDVVQVLKDRQVDVLVCYLPVGSEDAAKFYAQCAIDAKVAFVNALPVFIAGTKEWADKFTEAGVPIVGDDIKSQVGATITHRVMAKLFEDRGVRLERTMQLNVGGNMDFKNMLERDRLESKKISKTQAVTSQIPDRELGEKNVHIGPSDYVAWLDDRKWAYVRLEGRAFGDVPLNLEYKLEVWDSPNSAGVIIDALRAAKIAKDRGIGGPILSASSYFMKSPPVQYFDDEALANVEKFIKGEVER; from the coding sequence ATGGGTTCGGTTCGCGTAGCCATCGTCGGCGTGGGCAACTGCGCCGCCTCGCTGGTGCAGGGCGTCGAGTACTACAAGGACGCCGACCCGGCCACCAAGGTCCCGGGTCTGATGCACGTCCAGTTCGGCGACTACCACGTCCGTGACGTCGAGTTCGTCGCCGCGTTCGACGTCGACGCCAAGAAGGTCGGCCTGGACCTCTCGGACGCCACCGGCGCCAGCGAGAACAACACCATCAAGATCTGCGACGTCCCGAACAAGGGCGTCACGGTCCAGCGCGGCCACACCCTCGACGGTCTCGGCAAGTACTACCGCATGACCATCGAGGAGTCCTCCGAGGCCCCGGTCGACGTGGTCCAGGTCCTCAAGGACCGCCAGGTCGACGTCCTGGTCTGCTACCTCCCCGTCGGTTCCGAGGACGCGGCGAAGTTCTACGCCCAGTGCGCCATCGACGCCAAGGTCGCGTTCGTCAACGCCCTCCCGGTCTTCATCGCCGGCACCAAGGAGTGGGCCGACAAGTTCACCGAGGCCGGTGTCCCGATCGTCGGCGACGACATCAAGTCCCAGGTCGGCGCGACCATCACGCACCGCGTGATGGCGAAGCTCTTCGAAGACCGCGGCGTCCGCCTCGAGCGCACCATGCAGCTCAACGTCGGCGGCAACATGGACTTCAAGAACATGCTCGAGCGCGACCGCCTCGAGTCGAAGAAGATCTCCAAGACGCAGGCCGTCACCTCGCAGATCCCCGACCGTGAGCTCGGCGAGAAGAACGTCCACATCGGCCCGTCCGACTACGTGGCGTGGCTCGACGACCGCAAGTGGGCCTACGTCCGCCTCGAGGGCCGCGCCTTCGGCGACGTCCCGCTGAACCTCGAGTACAAGCTCGAGGTGTGGGACTCCCCGAACTCCGCCGGTGTCATCATCGACGCCCTGCGCGCCGCGAAGATCGCCAAGGACCGCGGCATCGGCGGCCCGATCCTGTCGGCCTCCAGCTACTTCATGAAGTCCCCGCCGGTCCAGTACTTCGACGACGAGGCCCTGGCCAACGTCGAGAAGTTCATCAAGGGCGAGGTCGAGCGCTAG
- a CDS encoding MFS transporter, whose amino-acid sequence MPVVRDLRVLLRRRDFRNLLAVRLLCQAADGTYQVALATFVVFSPEKQTSPAAIASAMAVLLLPYSAIGPFAGVLLDRWRRRQVFLYGNVLRALLACVTAVLIVAHVPDWLFYASALSVTAVNRFVLAGLAAALPHVVEADELVTANALSPTAGTLAAVAGGGLAFFVRILASGSNALVVLVGAGLYLCAGLVALRLAVDLLGPDHPPGRTRPSVLEGVALTVRGMAEGLRHLAARREAARALTAMTLMRFAYGALTVMLLMLCRYAWSDNEADGLALLGVAVGVSGAGFFAAAVVTPWLVGRLGPLGWITACAAGSALLVPALGLFFAPGPMLVAAFALGVATQGAKICTDTVVQSRVDDDYRGRVFSVYDVLFNVAFVGAAAVSSLMLPADGRSVALLLATALIYAGTAVFLRRRRDRVDVSRET is encoded by the coding sequence ATGCCTGTCGTACGTGATCTGCGCGTACTCCTGCGCCGGAGGGACTTCCGCAACCTGCTCGCCGTACGGCTGCTGTGCCAGGCCGCCGACGGGACGTACCAGGTCGCCCTGGCCACCTTCGTGGTCTTCTCCCCGGAGAAGCAGACCTCTCCCGCCGCCATCGCCTCGGCGATGGCGGTTCTCCTGCTGCCCTACTCCGCGATCGGCCCCTTCGCCGGAGTACTGCTCGACCGCTGGCGCCGCCGCCAGGTCTTCCTCTACGGCAACGTCCTGCGGGCCCTCCTCGCCTGCGTCACCGCCGTACTGATCGTCGCGCACGTCCCCGACTGGCTCTTCTACGCCTCCGCCCTGTCCGTGACCGCCGTCAACCGCTTCGTCCTCGCCGGGCTCGCGGCCGCCCTGCCGCACGTCGTCGAAGCCGACGAACTGGTCACCGCGAACGCCCTCTCGCCGACCGCCGGAACGCTCGCGGCCGTCGCCGGAGGCGGCCTGGCCTTCTTCGTCCGGATCCTGGCCTCCGGGTCCAACGCGCTCGTCGTCCTGGTCGGCGCCGGGCTGTACCTGTGTGCGGGGCTGGTGGCGCTACGGCTGGCCGTCGACCTCCTGGGGCCCGACCACCCTCCCGGCCGGACACGCCCGTCGGTCCTCGAAGGGGTCGCGCTCACCGTACGGGGCATGGCCGAGGGCCTGCGGCACCTGGCCGCCCGACGGGAGGCGGCCCGGGCCCTCACCGCCATGACCCTGATGCGCTTCGCCTACGGGGCCCTGACCGTGATGCTGCTGATGCTCTGCCGCTACGCGTGGTCGGACAACGAGGCGGACGGCCTGGCCTTGCTGGGGGTCGCCGTCGGGGTCTCCGGTGCCGGGTTCTTCGCGGCCGCCGTGGTGACCCCCTGGCTGGTCGGCCGGCTCGGCCCGCTGGGCTGGATCACCGCCTGCGCGGCCGGATCGGCTCTCCTCGTACCGGCCCTCGGCCTCTTCTTCGCCCCCGGGCCGATGCTCGTCGCCGCCTTCGCCCTGGGCGTCGCCACGCAGGGGGCCAAGATCTGCACCGACACCGTGGTGCAGTCCCGGGTGGACGACGACTACCGGGGCCGGGTCTTCTCCGTCTACGACGTGCTGTTCAACGTGGCCTTCGTCGGAGCGGCCGCGGTGTCCTCGCTGATGCTCCCCGCCGACGGCCGGTCCGTGGCCCTGCTCCTGGCCACGGCCCTGATCTACGCCGGCACGGCGGTGTTCCTGCGCCGGCGGCGCGACCGCGTCGATGTTTCACGTGAAACATAG
- a CDS encoding CCA tRNA nucleotidyltransferase, with product MPNANEDNPSALSQVQRRAVSELLRVAPVADELGRRFQEAGFRLALVGGSVRDALLGRLGNDLDFTTDARPQDVLKIVRPWADSVWDVGIAFGTVGAQKQGFQIEVTTYRSEAYDRTSRKPEVSYGNSIEEDLVRRDFTVNAMALALPEQVFVDPHGGLEDLAAGVLRTPGTPEDSFSDDPLRMLRAARFAAQLDFEVAPEVVAAMKAMADRIEIVSAERVQAELNKLLLSAHPRKGLALLVDTGLADRVLPELPALRLESDEHHRHKDVYDHSLIVLEQAIALEEDGPDLVLRLAALLHDIGKPRTRRFESDGRVSFHHHEVVGAKMTKKRMAALKYSNDMIKDVSRLVELHLRFHGYGDGEWTDSAVRRYVRDAGPLLDRLHKLTRSDCTTRNKRKANALSRTYDGLEERIAQLQEQEELDAIRPDLNGNEIQQILEIGPGPAVGKAYAFLLDLRLENGPMGHEAAVAALKQWWAEQAPQA from the coding sequence GTGCCGAACGCCAATGAAGACAACCCCAGTGCCCTGAGTCAGGTGCAGCGCCGCGCGGTCAGTGAACTGCTGCGGGTCGCGCCCGTCGCCGACGAGCTCGGCCGCCGTTTCCAGGAGGCGGGCTTCCGCCTCGCCCTGGTCGGCGGGTCCGTCCGCGACGCGCTGCTCGGGCGTCTCGGCAACGACCTCGACTTCACCACCGACGCGCGTCCCCAGGACGTACTGAAGATCGTGCGGCCGTGGGCCGACTCGGTCTGGGACGTCGGCATCGCCTTCGGCACCGTCGGCGCTCAGAAGCAGGGCTTCCAGATCGAGGTGACGACGTACCGCTCCGAGGCGTACGACCGCACCTCCCGCAAGCCCGAGGTCTCCTACGGCAACTCGATCGAGGAGGACCTGGTCCGCCGCGACTTCACCGTCAACGCCATGGCCCTGGCCCTGCCGGAGCAGGTGTTCGTCGACCCGCACGGCGGCCTGGAGGACCTGGCCGCCGGGGTGCTGCGGACGCCCGGAACCCCGGAGGACTCCTTCTCCGACGACCCGCTGCGGATGCTGCGCGCGGCCCGGTTCGCCGCACAGCTGGACTTCGAGGTCGCCCCCGAGGTCGTGGCGGCGATGAAGGCGATGGCCGACCGGATCGAGATCGTCTCGGCGGAGCGGGTACAGGCCGAGCTGAACAAGCTGCTGCTCTCCGCCCACCCGCGGAAGGGCCTGGCGCTCCTGGTGGACACCGGTCTCGCCGACCGGGTCCTGCCGGAGCTGCCGGCGCTGCGGCTGGAGAGTGACGAGCACCACCGGCACAAGGACGTCTACGACCACTCGCTGATCGTCCTGGAGCAGGCGATCGCGCTGGAGGAGGACGGCCCGGACCTGGTGCTGCGGCTCGCGGCCCTGCTGCACGACATCGGCAAGCCCCGCACGCGCCGCTTCGAGAGTGACGGCCGGGTCTCCTTCCACCACCACGAGGTGGTGGGCGCGAAGATGACCAAGAAGCGCATGGCGGCGCTGAAGTACTCGAACGACATGATCAAGGACGTGTCCCGGCTGGTGGAGCTGCACCTGCGCTTCCACGGTTACGGGGATGGCGAGTGGACCGACTCGGCGGTGCGGCGCTACGTCCGCGACGCGGGCCCGCTCCTGGACCGGCTGCACAAGCTGACCCGCTCCGACTGCACGACCCGAAACAAGCGCAAGGCCAATGCACTGTCCCGCACCTATGACGGGCTGGAGGAGCGGATCGCGCAGCTCCAGGAACAGGAGGAGCTGGACGCGATCCGCCCCGACCTGAACGGCAACGAGATCCAGCAGATCCTGGAGATCGGCCCGGGGCCCGCGGTGGGCAAGGCCTATGCCTTCCTGCTGGACCTGAGGCTGGAGAACGGCCCGATGGGGCACGAGGCGGCGGTGGCGGCCCTCAAGCAGTGGTGGGCCGAGCAGGCTCCCCAGGCCTGA
- a CDS encoding transglycosylase domain-containing protein, whose translation MSEHRRKPPQPQGGGRAASRRAAQQHPGRGAGPGRGVPSAPPGGPYADQSAHGGRADARRAAQRPAAGRGRPGGKGGGGRKRLIDYPRAGKTGWKRFVPSWKLVCGSILGFFAFIIAGAGVGIAMVGTPDVNKAAKAQNNVFQWADGSQMVATGGSTNRQIVPIDQIPVSMRNAVIAAENESFETDKGVDPMGIARAVVNMASGGSTQGGSTITQQYVKNMYLDSEQTLKRKVTELFIAIKLGTTESKDVVLAGYLNTAYFGRDAYGIQAAARAYFGKDAKDLNPSESAFLASLLKGPNLYNPDGGIGSAATPEANEKRARARWAWVLDREVAVHRMEQSERDKYKEFPARVDLAQASGMSGQTGYLVEVAKSYVMKTADISAEKMALGGYTIRTTFQKPKVDVLSKAVEDTRNDFLDEKKRPEYDTFVQFGAASVDVKTGAIVALYGGPGWDHKYFANNANTSGVPVGSTWKPYVLAAAMEYGTQNSKGAGISPNSKYNANDLTVINDRSGKPLLGPDGQPFKQKNESEYPYGYVTLNEAMEKSINVPFAQLVFDVGHSKVRQVAKATGILEESMDENNNASFALGTSTPSAIRMADSYATFAASGTHHEPFSVLEVTKDGSKLPGFQASKESRAMDNSVADNVTKVLRNVVENGTGTKAKKLGRPAAGKTGTTDQNKSAWFVGYTPELSTSVMLFRNDPNSKDKKLMSMNHVGGVDSIHGGDIPAVIWTEYMREALKGTPVKDFPEAEDIGVVADAAGAPSPSPSVSVSPSVSPSTSVSPSPSTSVSPSPSEGGKPCKPKPWNLNCDPQTAAGTSSGAGGNTTGGNTDPATTPPAGRPGRQGGTSNWGSIMGAQG comes from the coding sequence ATGAGCGAGCACCGCCGCAAACCGCCGCAGCCCCAGGGCGGCGGCCGCGCCGCGTCCCGCCGGGCTGCCCAGCAGCACCCTGGCCGGGGCGCCGGTCCCGGCCGGGGCGTCCCCTCCGCACCGCCCGGCGGACCCTATGCGGACCAGAGCGCCCACGGCGGTCGCGCGGACGCCCGCAGGGCCGCCCAGCGCCCCGCCGCCGGCCGAGGACGCCCAGGTGGGAAGGGGGGTGGCGGCCGCAAGCGGCTCATCGACTACCCCCGTGCCGGGAAGACCGGCTGGAAGCGGTTCGTTCCCTCCTGGAAGCTGGTCTGCGGCAGCATCCTGGGATTCTTCGCCTTCATCATCGCCGGGGCCGGCGTCGGTATCGCCATGGTCGGCACCCCGGACGTGAACAAGGCCGCCAAGGCGCAGAACAACGTCTTCCAGTGGGCCGACGGCTCCCAGATGGTGGCCACCGGCGGGTCCACGAACCGCCAGATCGTCCCGATCGACCAGATCCCGGTCTCCATGCGGAATGCCGTGATCGCCGCCGAGAACGAGTCGTTCGAAACGGACAAAGGCGTCGATCCCATGGGTATTGCCCGTGCCGTGGTGAACATGGCCTCGGGCGGTTCGACCCAGGGTGGCTCCACCATCACCCAGCAGTACGTCAAGAACATGTACCTCGACTCCGAGCAGACGCTCAAGCGCAAGGTCACAGAGCTCTTCATCGCGATCAAGCTGGGTACCACCGAGAGCAAGGACGTCGTCCTCGCCGGCTACCTGAACACCGCCTACTTCGGCCGCGACGCCTACGGCATCCAGGCCGCCGCCCGCGCCTACTTCGGCAAGGACGCCAAGGACCTCAACCCGTCCGAGAGCGCCTTCCTCGCCTCCCTGCTCAAGGGCCCCAACCTCTACAACCCGGACGGCGGCATCGGCTCGGCGGCCACCCCCGAAGCCAACGAGAAGCGCGCCCGGGCGCGCTGGGCCTGGGTGCTCGACCGTGAGGTCGCCGTCCACCGCATGGAGCAGTCCGAGCGGGACAAGTACAAGGAGTTCCCCGCCCGGGTCGACCTCGCCCAGGCGAGCGGCATGTCGGGCCAGACCGGCTACCTGGTCGAGGTGGCCAAGTCGTACGTCATGAAGACGGCCGACATCAGCGCCGAGAAGATGGCCCTCGGCGGCTACACCATCCGCACCACCTTCCAGAAGCCCAAGGTGGACGTCCTGTCCAAGGCGGTCGAGGACACCCGCAACGACTTCCTCGACGAGAAGAAGCGGCCCGAGTACGACACCTTCGTCCAGTTCGGCGCCGCCTCCGTCGACGTGAAGACCGGGGCGATCGTCGCTCTGTACGGCGGGCCCGGCTGGGACCACAAGTACTTCGCCAACAACGCCAACACCTCCGGCGTCCCCGTCGGCTCGACCTGGAAGCCGTACGTGCTGGCCGCGGCCATGGAGTACGGCACGCAGAACTCCAAGGGCGCGGGCATCTCGCCCAACAGCAAGTACAACGCCAACGACCTCACGGTGATCAACGACCGCTCGGGCAAGCCGCTGCTCGGCCCCGACGGCCAGCCGTTCAAGCAGAAGAACGAGAGCGAGTACCCGTACGGCTACGTCACCCTGAACGAGGCGATGGAGAAGTCCATCAACGTCCCGTTCGCCCAGCTGGTCTTCGACGTCGGCCACAGCAAGGTCCGCCAGGTCGCCAAGGCCACCGGCATCCTCGAGGAGTCGATGGACGAGAACAACAACGCCTCGTTCGCCCTCGGCACCTCGACCCCCAGCGCCATCCGCATGGCCGACTCCTACGCCACCTTCGCCGCGTCCGGGACTCATCACGAGCCCTTCTCGGTCCTGGAGGTCACCAAGGACGGCAGCAAGCTGCCCGGCTTCCAGGCCTCCAAGGAGTCGCGGGCCATGGACAACTCCGTCGCGGACAACGTCACCAAGGTCCTGCGCAACGTCGTGGAGAACGGCACCGGCACCAAGGCCAAGAAGCTGGGCCGGCCCGCCGCCGGCAAGACCGGTACCACCGACCAGAACAAGTCGGCCTGGTTCGTCGGCTACACCCCGGAGCTCTCCACCTCGGTCATGCTCTTCCGCAACGACCCGAACTCCAAGGACAAGAAGCTCATGTCCATGAACCACGTGGGCGGTGTCGACTCCATCCACGGTGGTGACATCCCCGCGGTGATCTGGACCGAGTACATGCGCGAGGCCCTCAAGGGCACCCCGGTGAAGGACTTCCCGGAGGCCGAGGACATCGGCGTCGTCGCCGACGCCGCCGGGGCCCCCTCGCCCAGCCCCTCGGTGTCGGTGTCCCCCTCCGTCTCCCCGTCCACGTCCGTGTCGCCCTCGCCGTCCACGTCGGTGTCCCCCTCCCCGTCCGAGGGGGGCAAGCCGTGCAAGCCCAAGCCGTGGAACCTGAACTGCGACCCGCAGACCGCGGCCGGTACGAGTTCCGGAGCGGGCGGCAACACGACCGGCGGGAACACCGACCCGGCCACCACACCCCCCGCGGGCCGTCCGGGACGCCAGGGCGGCACGAGCAACTGGGGCAGCATCATGGGCGCCCAGGGCTGA
- a CDS encoding glycosyltransferase family 87 protein has product MTQVHEDPPPVLPTQQDEVAAAGSELIGGPVGRHIRPGAHWLSPVRVVVLVALGMFALGMVQKLPCYDWAWFQGAGSQYTHACYSDIPHLYSARGFADGLVPYRDKFPDLAVDPKYGGMQYLEYPVLTGAFMEAASWLTPSSGTIQHREQTYWMVNAGMLMACAAVIAVCVTRTHRHRPWDALLLALAPAFALNATINWDLPAVALTAAAMLMWSRGRPLLSGVLIGLATAAKLYPVLLLGALFVLCWRAGKWRAFGAALGGAVVSWLVVNLPVMFYAWDGWKRFYVFSQDRPIDFGSLWLLISQRSGNPLEGANTYATGLTLLLCLGIGLLTLTAPRRPRFAQLAFLVVAAFILANKVYSPQYVLWLVPLAALARPRWRDFLIWQAGEVAYFLGIWLYLAYTTSGDKHQGLPLEGYQLAIVVHLLATLYLCAVVVRDILLPERDVVRRDGSDDPSGGVLDGAEDVFVLGEKAKAPRYAAPSEGQRVAWGVDPRD; this is encoded by the coding sequence ATGACCCAGGTGCACGAGGACCCGCCGCCCGTACTGCCCACGCAGCAGGACGAGGTCGCCGCCGCCGGCAGCGAGCTCATCGGCGGACCGGTCGGCCGCCACATCCGGCCGGGAGCCCACTGGCTGTCCCCCGTCCGCGTCGTGGTCCTCGTGGCCCTCGGCATGTTCGCGCTCGGCATGGTGCAGAAGCTGCCCTGCTACGACTGGGCCTGGTTCCAGGGAGCGGGCTCGCAGTACACCCACGCCTGCTACTCCGACATCCCGCACCTGTACTCCGCCCGTGGCTTCGCCGACGGGCTCGTGCCCTACCGCGACAAGTTCCCGGACCTGGCCGTCGACCCGAAGTACGGGGGCATGCAGTACCTGGAGTACCCGGTGCTCACCGGCGCCTTCATGGAGGCGGCCTCCTGGCTGACCCCCTCGTCCGGGACGATCCAGCACCGCGAGCAGACGTACTGGATGGTCAACGCGGGCATGCTGATGGCCTGCGCGGCCGTCATCGCCGTCTGCGTCACCCGGACCCACCGCCACCGTCCCTGGGACGCCCTGCTCCTCGCTCTGGCCCCCGCCTTCGCGCTCAACGCGACCATCAACTGGGACCTGCCGGCCGTCGCCCTCACCGCCGCCGCCATGCTGATGTGGTCGCGGGGTCGCCCGCTGCTCAGCGGGGTGCTCATCGGCCTGGCGACCGCGGCCAAGCTCTACCCCGTGCTGCTGCTCGGCGCGCTGTTCGTCCTGTGCTGGCGGGCCGGGAAGTGGCGGGCGTTCGGCGCGGCCCTCGGCGGGGCGGTCGTCTCGTGGCTCGTGGTCAACCTGCCGGTCATGTTCTACGCCTGGGACGGCTGGAAGCGGTTCTACGTGTTCAGCCAGGACCGTCCGATCGACTTCGGCTCGCTCTGGCTGCTGATCTCCCAGCGCAGCGGCAACCCCCTGGAGGGGGCCAACACCTACGCGACCGGGCTGACCCTGCTGCTGTGCCTGGGCATCGGCCTGCTCACGCTGACGGCCCCCCGGCGGCCCCGCTTCGCCCAGCTGGCCTTCCTGGTCGTCGCCGCGTTCATCCTGGCCAACAAGGTCTACTCGCCGCAGTACGTGCTGTGGCTCGTCCCGCTCGCCGCGCTGGCCCGCCCGCGCTGGCGCGACTTCCTGATCTGGCAGGCGGGCGAGGTCGCCTACTTCCTGGGGATCTGGCTCTACCTGGCCTACACGACCAGCGGGGACAAGCACCAGGGACTGCCCCTGGAGGGCTACCAGCTGGCCATCGTCGTCCACCTGCTGGCCACGCTCTACCTGTGCGCGGTCGTCGTGCGGGACATCCTGCTGCCCGAGCGGGACGTCGTACGGCGCGACGGCTCCGACGACCCGTCCGGAGGCGTCCTGGACGGCGCCGAGGACGTGTTCGTACTCGGGGAAAAGGCGAAGGCGCCGCGGTACGCGGCGCCTTCGGAGGGACAGCGGGTCGCCTGGGGCGTGGACCCCAGGGACTGA
- a CDS encoding PadR family transcriptional regulator: MSRRSGILEFAVLGLLRESPMHGYELRKRLNTSLGVFRAFSYGTLYPCLKTLVANGWLIEEPGNAPEDALAASLAGRRAKIVYRLTAAGKEHFEELLSHTGPDTWEDESFAARFAFFGQTEREVRMRVLEGRRSRLEERLEKMRASLARTRERLDDYTLELQRHGMESVEREVRWLNELIESERAGRDKRRPGPPDETAK; this comes from the coding sequence ATGAGCAGGCGCTCAGGCATCCTCGAGTTCGCCGTCCTCGGCCTGCTTCGCGAATCCCCCATGCACGGGTACGAGCTGCGCAAGCGGCTCAACACCTCACTGGGGGTATTCAGGGCGTTCAGCTACGGGACTCTCTATCCCTGCCTCAAGACGCTGGTCGCCAACGGCTGGTTGATCGAAGAACCGGGGAACGCCCCGGAGGACGCTCTCGCCGCTTCACTCGCAGGGCGCCGCGCCAAGATCGTCTACCGGTTGACGGCAGCAGGTAAGGAGCACTTCGAAGAGCTCCTCTCCCACACCGGCCCCGACACCTGGGAGGACGAGTCCTTCGCCGCCCGCTTCGCCTTCTTCGGCCAGACCGAACGAGAAGTGCGGATGCGGGTTCTGGAGGGCCGTCGCAGCCGGCTGGAGGAGCGCCTGGAGAAGATGCGCGCCTCGCTCGCCCGCACACGCGAGCGCCTGGACGACTACACGCTCGAGCTGCAGCGGCACGGAATGGAATCCGTCGAGCGTGAAGTGCGCTGGCTGAACGAGCTCATCGAGAGCGAGAGGGCGGGACGGGACAAGAGACGCCCCGGTCCGCCCGACGAAACAGCAAAGTGA